The Candidatus Binatota bacterium DNA window GCTGGTGGACGGCCTGCTCGAGGTCGAGCAAGCCGTACTCGCGCACACCATTGCCCAGCACCTGGGTCGAGAAAGCAAAGGTGTCTATCATGTCGAGGTGAGCGCCGGCGTCCGAGCCACCGATGACAGTGCGATCGTCGAGCCACACGCGTCCGCGCTGCTGCCAACTGGCATCGTCGCTGCCAAAAGCAGGCGGCATGAACGACGTGTACAGGCCGTCGGCCAGGGCGAGATCAACCAGGGCGTCAAAGTTCGTCTTGCCCTGCTCGCGGGCGATGTCGCCCACTTTTTGTCCCTTGAACTTCTCGTTGGCGGGTTCAACGACCTGGTCCACTGTCATAGAACCCCAGTCGGCCAGGGCCTTGAGCAGCCCGGCCTCGTCGCTGTTGGCGCGTCGGTCGAGCGTGGCGCGGTAGTCGGGGTCCGACAGGGCCCGCTTGCGCTCCTCGACCGGCATACGAAACAACTCGCCCCATCCGGGCAGCGCGTCGAGCACGAAGCCCGAGTAGAGATTGAGCCGCAGCAGCATGGGCTGCGGCACGGTGAGAGCCACCACGCTGGCGCCCTGCTCGGCGGCGATGGTACTGTAGCCCATCTGCGTGTCGGCAAACTCGGGTGCCAGCGAGTTGGGTGCGAGCACGTTCCAGTTGAGCGTGCGTTCGCCGGCCAAGGACATGTCGACCATGATCTGCACCTGTTCGTCGGTAAACTCACCCACCCCCGGTATCAGCTCCAGCGAGGTACCCGGGTGATCGCGCAGCACGCCGGCCAGCTCGACCAGCTCGTCGCGCGACGCGTGTCGAGAAGGCACCGGGTCACCGGCGCCGTCGTTGTGGGTGGGCGATAAGGTAGAAGAAAAACCCATGCCCCCCTCGGCAATGCTGTCGGCCAACAAGGTCTTCATAGCCGCTAGCTCTTCGCTGCTCGCCTCTTCGCCTACCGCGCGCTCGCCCATGACGACGCGACGGATGGCGCAGTGGCCCACGAGAAAACCCGCGTTGACCGAGAGCTGTCCCTCCATGCCATCGAGGTACTCGCCAAAGCTCGTCCAGTCCCAGGGCACGCCCTGCTCGAGACTTTCAATCGGCATGCCCTCCACCCGCGCGAGCATGGGCATGAGGTAGTCCCCGGCGCCCGGCGCGAGTGGCGCTATGGTAAAGCCGCAGTTGCCGCCAAACACGCTGGTGACGCCGTGCAGGGGCGAGGGGCTGAGCGTGCCGTCCCAGAATGCCTGGGCGTCGTAGTGGGTGTGCACATCGATGAAGCCGGGACAGACCACGCGACCGTCGGCGTCGATGACGCGGTCGGCCTTTTCGTTTATCTCGCCTATGGCAGAAATCACGCCGTCTTTTATGCCCACGTCGGCGCGCCGCCGCCCGGTGCCGCTGCCGTCTATCAACTCTCCGCCGCGAATGACTACGTCCATCATCTCTGTCCCCTCTTGAGCGCGTTGCATTGCCCGCCCCGTGCTGCCTTTATGCTGCCCTGATGCTGCCCTTATGACCAACCGGCGCAGAGGATCCGGCCACAGCCGGCGACCGCCCAGGGAGAACAACATGAGCGAAGAAGCACACCTGCTCGTAGAGCGCCGCCGTGACGGCGTAATGGTACTGACCATGAACCGGCCCGGAGCACGCAACGCGCTCAGCCCGCAGATGCTGGTGCTGATGGCCGAGGCCTGGCACGAGTACCGCGACAA harbors:
- a CDS encoding D-aminoacylase, with the protein product MMDVVIRGGELIDGSGTGRRRADVGIKDGVISAIGEINEKADRVIDADGRVVCPGFIDVHTHYDAQAFWDGTLSPSPLHGVTSVFGGNCGFTIAPLAPGAGDYLMPMLARVEGMPIESLEQGVPWDWTSFGEYLDGMEGQLSVNAGFLVGHCAIRRVVMGERAVGEEASSEELAAMKTLLADSIAEGGMGFSSTLSPTHNDGAGDPVPSRHASRDELVELAGVLRDHPGTSLELIPGVGEFTDEQVQIMVDMSLAGERTLNWNVLAPNSLAPEFADTQMGYSTIAAEQGASVVALTVPQPMLLRLNLYSGFVLDALPGWGELFRMPVEERKRALSDPDYRATLDRRANSDEAGLLKALADWGSMTVDQVVEPANEKFKGQKVGDIAREQGKTNFDALVDLALADGLYTSFMPPAFGSDDASWQQRGRVWLDDRTVIGGSDAGAHLDMIDTFAFSTQVLGNGVREYGLLDLEQAVHQLTQVPAELYGVRDRGLVEKGWAADLVVFDPDEVAPGETYTRTDLPCGAGRLYSEAKGIGNVLVNGVEIVCEGEFTSERPGRVFRSGRDTV